A stretch of Microbulbifer sp. SAOS-129_SWC DNA encodes these proteins:
- a CDS encoding SCP2 sterol-binding domain-containing protein translates to MQLSEHVVAYLRRLTCSHPGSRVQFRLPDASDFYVLLSSAEAGAASHPGEACQPTLVLELAKATLSAILEGRLSARHAFLLGDIHYSGDRELAAALADLFPARDRSA, encoded by the coding sequence ATGCAGTTGTCAGAGCATGTGGTCGCGTACCTGCGGCGCCTTACTTGTTCGCATCCTGGCTCTCGGGTACAGTTCCGGCTGCCCGATGCCAGTGATTTCTACGTGTTGTTATCGTCGGCGGAAGCGGGTGCGGCATCCCATCCGGGAGAGGCTTGTCAGCCGACCCTGGTGCTGGAACTGGCAAAGGCCACGTTGAGTGCTATTCTGGAAGGCCGATTAAGTGCGCGCCACGCCTTCCTGCTCGGCGATATACACTACAGCGGTGATCGCGAGCTGGCGGCCGCGCTGGCCGATCTGTTTCCGGCCCGCGACCGCAGCGCGTGA